The genomic interval GATACCCTTGATCTGGCAACTGTGCTCAAGGCATCCCAGGCCCTTTCCAGCGAAATTCAACTCGATCGGCTACTGGCAACATTGCTCCTTACCGTTTTAGAAAGTGCTGGGGCAGACAGGGGCGCATTGCTGATGCCCCAAGAGAATCAATGGTTTGTGAAAGCACTTGCCACCGTTGATCAGCCCGTGCGGGTTCAATCCATTGCTTTAGCCGACAGTGGGGAGGTTCCCCACACCTTAATTAACAGCGTCAAACGGAGTTTACAGCCCATTGTGGTTGTGGATGCTGCTGCCCATCCCGCCCTGGCAACAGATGCTTACATTGTTCAACAACAACCCAAAAGTATCCTTTGCACACCGATTCTTCAGCAAGGTAAACTGACTGCAATTTTGTATTTAGAGAATCATGTCACGGTGGGAGCGTTTACCACCGATCGCCTGGAACTATTTAACCTGTTGTGTATTCAGGTGGCTATCTCGTTAGAAAATGCTCAGATCTATCAACAGTCACAAACTTATGCCCAACAGCTAGAACAAAAGACACACGCCCTGGAAGAAGCCCTGAATGATTTGCAAAACGCCCAATTGAAGATTGTCCAAAGCGAAAAAATGTCAGCGCTCGGTAACTTAGTTGCAGGCGTAGCCCATGAGATTAATAATCCGGTTGGTTTTATTGCAGGCAACTTACAACCCGCACTTGAATACGTCCAAGATACGTTCAGGCTGCTTGATTTATATGAACAGGAATATCCTGAACCGGCTGCTGCCATCCAATCAGAAATCGAAGCGATCGACCTGGATTACATCCGTGAAGATTTGCCCAAGCTGATTGGTTCAATGCAGGTTGGGGTGGATCGCATCCGTAGCATCAGCACTAGCCTCAGAAGCTTTTCCAGAGATGATAAGGACTACAAAGTACCCTTCAATATTCACGAAGGGATTGATAGCACCATCATGATTCTTAAGCATCGGTTAAAAGCCAATGACGATCGTCCCGCCATTAAAGTGCGAACTGACTATAGCAACATTCCCACGATCGATTGCTTTCCTGGACAACTGAACCAGGTGTTTATGAATATTTTGGCAAACGCGATCGATGCGCTGGAAGAAGCAAATCAGAAACGCTCATTCGCAGATCTGCAAACAAACCCCAACCGAATTGAAATTCAAACTCGATTCAACGAGTCTGAGAACCAGGTTGTGATTCATATCCGAGATAATGGCATTGGGATCTCAGATGATATTCAGAAACGGATTTTTGATCATTTATTTACAACCAAAGCCGTCGGGAAAGGAACCGGATTAGGATTAGCGATCGCCCATCAAATTGTAGTTGAAAATCATCATGGCTCCATCAACGTGCATTCTCAGCCTGAGATCGGAACTGAATTTACGATCGTCCTGCCAGTCTTACCTGACACCTGACACCTGTTACCCGTCACCTGCTTCAGGATCGTGATACGTCTGCAAATGCCTCGTATTGGGCTTCGTTGATTCGTCCAGCTTGATACAGAGTTTCGGTAATTTCAGAAATGGTTAACACCGAATGTGCCCGGTAGCCGTTGGCGGATAAACGGTCCTTCACGCCTTGCTCGTGATCCATAAAAACCACAATATCCTGTACCATCAAGCCTGCCGACTGAAGTTTGGCAGCTCCTTCCATTGCACTATTGCCACTGATGAGAATGTCATCAACAACGACAACCGTTTCTCCGGGTTCAAAGTTACCTTCAATCACACGACGAGTTCCATGCGCTTTTACCTCCTTACGGGGAAAGATCATCGGTCGGTTCAAATGCAATGCCAATCCAGTTGCGGTGGGCAAAGAGCCATAGGGAATCCCTGCAATGCGATCGAATTCTAATGTTTTGAGAATGACAGCATAGGCAGTCAGAATCTGATGGAAAAGCTGAGGGTTGGAAATAATCTTACGGAGATCAATGTAATAAGGGAAAACCGCTCCGGATGCCTGCACAAACTCACCAAACAGAATGCAACCGATATCGTAAAGCTGCAAAATCAAGTCCAGATGGGGATGCTGGTTCAGGATGCAGACATCAGGCATCCACAGATCGCACGTTGAACCTTCCCGCACAATTTGAGTTCTAATCTGGTTGACTTGTTCCCGCAACGACTGCACAAGTTCACCGGGATGCTCCTGACTGAGCCAATCCTGGGGAACAGGGATCAGCAAACCTTCGCCATAGGCATCCAGACCAGCGGTCAGAATTTGGGGTAAGTCCGTTCCTTCTTGCCAGATGCTGCGTACCAGGATGACCCGTTCGGGTGCGATCGCCCGTACTTTTGCCAGCACGTCTGGTGTTGTCGTTCCCACCTCTAACCCCAGTTGTCTGGGAGTACCCCAGGTTCTCGCTTCCTTCGCAACCTGTAAATAGAAGGGCGTTTCTGGCGTGGGGTAATCCTGCAATATGCCTGCGGCAGGATTGGAGGTACAGCACAACACGAACACCGCTTTACCGGAATGCACCAAAAAGGGGGCAACGTGGTCCTGCCCAGCATAGGAACACAACGTAATGGCATCGACCTGCCACTGCCCAAACACCGTTTGAGCAAACAGAGTGCTGGTGTTCAGGTCACTGTGCTTAGCATCCAGAATAACTGGAATATGGGGCGGGATGGCTGCGATCGTCTCTTGTAGAAGTGCCATCCCAGGCGCACCCAGTGCTTCATAAAACCCCAGGGTGGGTTTGTAGACACAGACGAGATCAGCCGTTTCTGCAATCACAAACTGTAACCAGTCTCGCAAACCAGCAATCAGGGTATCAGCTTGATTGCTGTAACGGGAGGGCAGTAACTCCGGGTTGGGATCAAGCCCTACAACCAGAAGACTGGAGTTGCGAGCGATCGCCGCCTCTAACCGATCAAAGAAGTGCATGGTGCTTTTGATAGGAAGTATTTCTAAGCTACACCGACTTGGTTGTAAAGGCAGAAAGCAGGAGGCAGAAGGTAGAAAAACCAGAGGGATAACCCACACCCCACTTCACAAGACTGCGGCTGACTGATCTAAAAACCGCTGTGACTAGAAGCCACTGAGGAGATGTTAAGCAAAATTTATTTCTTAAGGAACTAAAGATAAGACAAACTCAAGATAAATTTACTTAACAATTCGACACAATACTGTAAAGTAATGTAAAGAAAATGAAAGCAAGCCTGTCTAAAAGGTAAATTCTTTCAACTTTCAGTGCAGATTCACTGTCTTTTCCTTAGGAGATTCGTATCATGCCGTTTACAATTGACTCGGCTCGTGGCATTTTCCCTGGTACTCTGGCTGCTGATGCAGTACCGGCAACAACTGCTAGATTCAATCAGTTAAAGGCTGAAGACCAACTGGCACTGATCTGGTTTGCTTACCTGGAAATGGGCAAGGCGATTACGATCGCCGCTCCCGGAGCAGCGAGTATGCAGTTTGCCGAAGCAACATTAAACCAGATCCGGCAAATGTCTGCTCGCGAGCAAACCCAGGTCATGTGTGATCTGGCAAACCGTGCTGATACGCCCATTTGTCGCACCTATGCCACCTGGTCTGCCAACATTAAGCTGGGTTTCTGGTATCAGCTTGGAAAATAGATGGATCAGGGATTGGTTGCGCCAATCCCAGAGGGCTATAAACTGTCTGCCAACGCTGCTGCTGTACTCCAAGCCATCAGAGAACTGGAGTCGGGTCAGCAAATCACGGTCTTGAGGAATTCTGTGGTGGATATGGGCTACGACCCTAGCAAACTGGGGAGCTATACCAGAGTTGCCGAGCCTGTTGTGGTGCCTAAGGAAATGTCGCAGCGCACCCAGGTCACGATCGAGGGGATCGATAACCCAACCGTATTGAGCTACATGAATAATTTGAATGCGAATGATTTTGATGCCCTGATTCAGTTATTTGTACCCGATGGTGCGTTGCAACCCCCCTTCCAAAAGCCGATCGTGGGCAAGGATGCTGTCCTCCGGTTCTTTAGAGAAGAATGCCAGAACCTTAAGTTAATGCCAGAACGAGGAGTTGCCGAACCCGCGCAGGATGGATACACCCAGATCAAAGTAACAGGGAAAGTACAAACCCCCTGGTTTGGCGCAGGGGTTGGAATGAATATGTCCTGGAGATTTTTACTCGATCCCGAAAACAAGATTTTCTTTGTGGCAATTGACTTACTGGCGTCTCCAAAGGAACTCTTAAACCTGGTTCGTTAAACAGGGGAATGTGAAAAAGGTTTCCTTGGAAACCTTTTTCACAAAGCTTCCCTATTTCACGCATGATTTAGACCTACTGGATATTCTGTTTCAAATTAGCAAAGCAGTAGGATAGGCAAGGAAAAATCGCCCATTTCATTACGGAATTTTAATTTAATAATGTCAATTAAATTTGATCATGCAAGCAGCAGATACAGATTGGTCTAAAACAGAGAAGAAAGTTGCCCAAGCAGCCTTCAAAACAGCCTATGAGCGGGAGGTCAGCGCGTTGATTAAGGACGTGCGGGATCATTCAAGTACGATCGTCGAACTGGATGACCTCTGGCGTCTCCATGATTTCCTAAGTGCCAGGAGACATGACATTGATGGCAAATACGATTATCGATATTCAGTGCTGATCTTTGTCTTTGCTCGCCTGCTTAAGGAGGGATGGCTCCAGCTTGGTGAACTAGAAGGTTTAGAGAGAGACAAACTTGCCAAGATATCATCTTTAGCACGGATGCAAGAATAACAAGAGGAGCAGATCAGTCAGCCCTATCACCCAACCAGCGCAAAACAACAACCTCTTCTCGGATTTGTTCCTTCGTTGCTGTTGCCAGTCGAGTCCGGAATAAATCAATGCTGACTAATTCGTAACCCAATACTTGAGCAATCTCTGCCAGAAGTTGACCTGTGCGAATCATTACTCGCAGGTAAGACGCCTGATCTCCAACGACGTAGGCTAACTGAGCACCGGGACGCAAAACAGTCCTTAATTCTGCCAGATGTTTTGCCATGCCTCCAAAGTAGAGTTTCGTCACCCTGGCGTACATCCGTTCAAATCCACTCGTTTTACCCAGTTCAATTCGCCTTGCTTCGATCGTCGCTGCAATCCGTTGAATTTCCGCATGGGAAGCAACCCATTGGTCATCATCATCCGTTTTATAAACATTCCGAGTGTTCGATCGAACTAATCCTCGCTTCAAGGCTTGTAACTCAGCCCGGTTATGAATGAAACCGAGGAGAACGGTTTCTAACCGAGTTGTCCGAGTGTAATCTTTCTCGTTGGGATAGGGAGGTGAGGTAATAACCGCATCGATCGAACGGGGTGCCAAAATCTGTGAAATTTGGCGCGAGTCAGCATGGTAGGCGATCGTCGGTGTAGAAGGGAGCTTTTGAAGTTCAGGCAAATCGCGGGCAATGGTTTCTACCTCCCTTAACCAGGCATCAACCACGGGTGCATCCGTTTTGGCAGCGCCAACTCCCACTTCTGGACCAAAATGCAAATTACTGATGGTAGAAACTAATGCTTTAGCAAGCGCCAACGACTCATGACCGGAGTACCGCTGATCATGATGCTGCTGCAACTGTTCCTGTAAAACTAACGTTTTATGTAGGGGCAGGGGGCTAATTGAGTTTGCCAACAACAGCTTGAAACTTTCTTCTGGAAGGGTTAGTCGTTCCTTGCCATATTTTGCGATCGCACCCTGGGTTGCATCAGCAACCTTAACCGCATGGGCTAGTAAAGCATCGGGATCAGGTGTCCAATCTACTTTTAACTGGCTGGCAAGGCGAGCCATGGGATTTGCTTCCACCCCAACACCTGGAATTCCGAGCTTTTTGCATTCAACGATCGTGGTGCCTGTACCGCAGAATGGATCGAGCACCTGGTGCTGCTGATTTACCCCAAACCGTTTCAAATAGTCCCGCACCAGATGGGGTGGATAGGACAAAACAAATCGGTACCAATCATGGGCGGGACGATCGGCAACAGAGAGTCGATTAATTTCTGTACGGTATCGGCTCTGTTTACGCTCAGTCGTTGATGGAGCAGGCTCCGGGTATTGCACAGCTTTATCAATGATAATATCCGAACCATCTCTGCAAGAGACATCTGCACTAAAATACACCACTAATAGGGTAAAAGCAAACAAAAAGGTTACTGCCCACACTAAATGTCCCCGTGGGTTCCTCTAAATCTGAAATTGATTACTGCCTATTGGAGACGTTCTGTAAGCTCTGCCAAAAGATTGACCCTGGAGGAGGCACAAAGCGGATTTCGATCCTCTCCAGAACTGGAAATCATTGCTCTGAACCCAGGAATGAGAATAATTCAAAAATCAGATGAATGACAGGGTGAGGAAAGCTATCATCAACGAATAACTATTTTGAATCGTTCCAATTCTGGTCGCTCCAGGGCATCTTGTGATTTTACCCATTCCTTCCTATTTAGTGGTCACCTCCGATATTAGTCCCCTGCTGGGAGATGTCCGGTTGGACATTGCAGCCCTGATCCTGATGTTGATGCTGTCGGCATTCTTTTCTGGCTCGGAAACAACGATCACTGCTTTGGATAACTTGAAACTGAAGGCGTTAATTAAAGAACAGGGAGATCCGAGCCGTATCTTTACCCTGGTGCTTAAAAATCGCCGCATGTTTATTACTACCCTTTTGGTGGGCAATACTTTAGTCAATAACTTTTCTGCCATTTTGACCAGTAACCTGTTTAGCCTGTGGTTTGGCAATCGGGCGATCGGGATTGCAACGTTTGTTGTCACTTTCCTGACGCTAACCTTTGGTGAAATTGTGCCGAAGTCACTGGCAATTAACAATGTCATGCCCATCTTCCGATTAGTCGTTTATCCCATCTATTGGATCTCCCGGTTTTTGTCTTTTTTTGGCATTATCCGGTTGTTTGAAACCATTACCCAGTCAGCAATCCGCACATTTCAAGGGAATGTCGTTCATCAGGGTGAATCGCTGCAAGATTTGGAGTTAATGATTGAAATTTTGGGTGGGAAAGGGCAGTTAGATTTAGATAAACACCAGCTCCTAAACAAGGCACTAACCCTCGATCAACTGAGTGCCAGGGAAGTGGTTAAGCCTCGCATTGAGATGCGCACAATTTCCCGTGATGCCACACTTCAGGAACTAGTCGATCTGTGTTTGGAGACGGGCTATTCTCGCATTCCAGTTCAGGAAGAGTCAAAGGATGAGATCGTTGGGATCATTCACCTGAAGCGAGCACTTCAGCATCTTAGCTCTCTGCGCCAGGAGGGACAAACGAATGGGCCTGTAACCGAAGCAATGAACCCACCTGTATATGTGCCCGATACAAAGCGGGTAGCAGATCTGTTGAAGGAAATGCTACAACAACGCCTCCATATTGCGATCGTTGTGGATGAGTACGGTGGCACCGTTGGGTTGGTAACGCTGGAAGATATTCTGGAGGAACTGGTGGGCGAAATTTACGACGAGAGTGATTTTCCCAGTCGAGCGATTTTAACCCGAAGTACTTCCCTGGCAAGGGGAACAGGGATTAAGTAACAGGTATATGGAGAATAATTAGTAATCGGTAAAATGGAAATTAACAAAACAGCTCACAGGCATTCCCATGAACTCAACGACTAGCTTGCTAACGCGCATTACTCAAACTCCTGGTCAATGTGGTGGTCGTCCTTGCATCCGAGGGATGCGAATTCGAGTTACTGATATTTTAGAAATGTTGGCTGAAAATGTTACTGTTACCGAGATTTTAGAAGATTTTCCTGATTTGGAACTTGCAGATATTCAAGCTTGTTTATTCTTTGCCGCACGGCGCACTGATTTTCCTAGACTGACGGCATGAAGATTTGGGTTGACGCGCAATTGCCCCCAACTTTGGCAAATTGGATGGCTGTCACCTTTGGACTAGAAACTGCTGCTTTACGAGACTTATCGCTTCGAGATGCTCAAGACATCGAAATTTTTGCCGCAGCACGATCCGAAAATGCTGTGATTATGACGAAAGATAGTGACTTTGTTGATCTGGTGTGTCGCCTAGGAACGCCTCCTCAAATCCTGTGGATCACCTGTGGTAATGTTACAAATCGCAACCTGCGGTAATTACTCGCAGCGGCTTTGCCTGATGCGTTAGAACAGCTACGGCAAGGAGAAATGATTGTGGAAAT from Kovacikia minuta CCNUW1 carries:
- a CDS encoding DUF5615 family PIN-like protein, with the translated sequence MKIWVDAQLPPTLANWMAVTFGLETAALRDLSLRDAQDIEIFAAARSENAVIMTKDSDFVDLVCRLGTPPQILWITCGNVTNRNLR
- a CDS encoding DNA methyltransferase codes for the protein MWAVTFLFAFTLLVVYFSADVSCRDGSDIIIDKAVQYPEPAPSTTERKQSRYRTEINRLSVADRPAHDWYRFVLSYPPHLVRDYLKRFGVNQQHQVLDPFCGTGTTIVECKKLGIPGVGVEANPMARLASQLKVDWTPDPDALLAHAVKVADATQGAIAKYGKERLTLPEESFKLLLANSISPLPLHKTLVLQEQLQQHHDQRYSGHESLALAKALVSTISNLHFGPEVGVGAAKTDAPVVDAWLREVETIARDLPELQKLPSTPTIAYHADSRQISQILAPRSIDAVITSPPYPNEKDYTRTTRLETVLLGFIHNRAELQALKRGLVRSNTRNVYKTDDDDQWVASHAEIQRIAATIEARRIELGKTSGFERMYARVTKLYFGGMAKHLAELRTVLRPGAQLAYVVGDQASYLRVMIRTGQLLAEIAQVLGYELVSIDLFRTRLATATKEQIREEVVVLRWLGDRAD
- a CDS encoding DUF433 domain-containing protein, which encodes MNSTTSLLTRITQTPGQCGGRPCIRGMRIRVTDILEMLAENVTVTEILEDFPDLELADIQACLFFAARRTDFPRLTA
- a CDS encoding ketosteroid isomerase family protein, encoding MSQRTQVTIEGIDNPTVLSYMNNLNANDFDALIQLFVPDGALQPPFQKPIVGKDAVLRFFREECQNLKLMPERGVAEPAQDGYTQIKVTGKVQTPWFGAGVGMNMSWRFLLDPENKIFFVAIDLLASPKELLNLVR
- a CDS encoding bifunctional orotidine-5'-phosphate decarboxylase/orotate phosphoribosyltransferase, coding for MHFFDRLEAAIARNSSLLVVGLDPNPELLPSRYSNQADTLIAGLRDWLQFVIAETADLVCVYKPTLGFYEALGAPGMALLQETIAAIPPHIPVILDAKHSDLNTSTLFAQTVFGQWQVDAITLCSYAGQDHVAPFLVHSGKAVFVLCCTSNPAAGILQDYPTPETPFYLQVAKEARTWGTPRQLGLEVGTTTPDVLAKVRAIAPERVILVRSIWQEGTDLPQILTAGLDAYGEGLLIPVPQDWLSQEHPGELVQSLREQVNQIRTQIVREGSTCDLWMPDVCILNQHPHLDLILQLYDIGCILFGEFVQASGAVFPYYIDLRKIISNPQLFHQILTAYAVILKTLEFDRIAGIPYGSLPTATGLALHLNRPMIFPRKEVKAHGTRRVIEGNFEPGETVVVVDDILISGNSAMEGAAKLQSAGLMVQDIVVFMDHEQGVKDRLSANGYRAHSVLTISEITETLYQAGRINEAQYEAFADVSRS
- a CDS encoding hemolysin family protein is translated as MILPIPSYLVVTSDISPLLGDVRLDIAALILMLMLSAFFSGSETTITALDNLKLKALIKEQGDPSRIFTLVLKNRRMFITTLLVGNTLVNNFSAILTSNLFSLWFGNRAIGIATFVVTFLTLTFGEIVPKSLAINNVMPIFRLVVYPIYWISRFLSFFGIIRLFETITQSAIRTFQGNVVHQGESLQDLELMIEILGGKGQLDLDKHQLLNKALTLDQLSAREVVKPRIEMRTISRDATLQELVDLCLETGYSRIPVQEESKDEIVGIIHLKRALQHLSSLRQEGQTNGPVTEAMNPPVYVPDTKRVADLLKEMLQQRLHIAIVVDEYGGTVGLVTLEDILEELVGEIYDESDFPSRAILTRSTSLARGTGIK